The proteins below come from a single Agrobacterium vitis genomic window:
- a CDS encoding undecaprenyl-diphosphate phosphatase — MEDQSIVSALLLGLIEGLTEFIPVSSTAHVLLAGHFLGFKSPGNTFAVLIQLGAILAILAVYIQKLLGIALSLPSNPKSRHFVLAVLVAFLPAAIIGALAHDFIKSVLFETPMLICVMLILGGVILLWVDRMTFKPRYTDVMDYPLSLALKIGLFQCLAMIPGTSRSGATIVGSLLMGTDKRSAAEFSFFLAMPTMLGAFVLDLYKNRNALSMDDGLLIGVGFLAAFISALFVVRGLLDFVSRRGYAPFAWWRIAVGVVGLIGLLVWG, encoded by the coding sequence ATGGAAGATCAATCGATCGTCAGCGCCCTTCTTCTCGGTCTTATCGAGGGCCTTACGGAATTCATCCCGGTGTCTTCGACGGCGCATGTGCTGTTGGCCGGCCATTTTCTCGGCTTCAAATCGCCCGGAAACACCTTTGCAGTGCTGATTCAGCTCGGTGCCATTCTTGCTATTTTGGCTGTCTATATCCAGAAATTGCTGGGGATTGCGCTGTCTTTGCCCAGCAATCCCAAAAGCCGCCATTTCGTCCTGGCTGTGCTGGTGGCTTTCCTGCCCGCGGCCATCATTGGCGCGCTGGCCCACGACTTCATCAAGTCCGTGCTGTTTGAAACCCCGATGCTGATCTGCGTGATGCTGATCCTGGGCGGGGTGATTCTTCTGTGGGTTGATCGGATGACGTTCAAGCCCCGCTATACCGACGTGATGGATTATCCGCTGTCACTGGCTCTGAAGATCGGTCTGTTTCAGTGCCTGGCGATGATTCCCGGCACATCGCGGTCGGGCGCAACCATTGTCGGCTCGCTGCTGATGGGCACAGATAAGCGTTCGGCCGCCGAATTTTCGTTTTTCCTGGCGATGCCGACCATGCTGGGGGCCTTCGTGCTGGATCTCTACAAGAACCGCAATGCGCTCAGCATGGATGACGGCCTGCTGATTGGCGTCGGTTTCCTTGCAGCTTTCATTTCGGCGCTGTTTGTGGTGCGTGGACTGCTCGATTTCGTCTCTCGCCGCGGCTATGCACCCTTTGCCTGGTGGCGGATTGCCGTCGGCGTCGTGGGCCTGATTGGCCTTCTGGTCTGGGGATAA
- a CDS encoding glutathione S-transferase family protein: MPTLYHHPMSTTSRFVRLILSEYGFQADLVEEQTWEKRREFLTLNPAGTLPVYVDDNMRTLCGCTVISEFLDETHGVLKRDRRLLAEDPFQRAEIRRLVDWFLQKMEQDVTRPLARERVFKLQIPNGLGGGAPDSKVLRTARGNIRQHMKYLSWLAGSRTWLAGDRLSYGDLAAGAAISVLDYLGEIDWAESPIAKDWYQRLKSRPSFRPLLAERVRGLTPVSHYADLDF, translated from the coding sequence ATGCCCACTTTGTATCACCATCCGATGTCAACCACGTCCCGCTTTGTCCGATTGATCCTGTCGGAATACGGTTTTCAGGCAGATCTGGTCGAAGAACAGACCTGGGAAAAGCGCCGGGAATTTCTCACCCTCAATCCCGCTGGCACCCTGCCCGTCTATGTCGATGACAATATGCGTACGCTCTGTGGCTGCACGGTCATATCGGAATTCCTGGACGAAACCCATGGCGTGTTGAAGAGGGACCGTCGGCTTTTGGCCGAAGACCCCTTCCAGCGCGCCGAAATCCGCCGGCTGGTCGATTGGTTCCTGCAAAAGATGGAACAGGACGTCACCCGGCCATTGGCCCGCGAGCGGGTGTTCAAATTGCAGATCCCCAACGGTCTTGGTGGTGGCGCGCCGGATTCCAAGGTGCTGCGCACCGCCCGTGGCAATATTCGCCAGCACATGAAATATCTGAGCTGGCTGGCTGGCTCGCGCACCTGGCTGGCGGGCGACCGGCTCAGCTATGGCGATCTTGCTGCCGGTGCGGCGATATCGGTGCTGGATTATCTCGGCGAGATCGACTGGGCGGAATCACCGATTGCCAAGGACTGGTATCAGCGGCTGAAATCGCGCCCGTCGTTCCGACCGCTGCTGGCCGAGCGGGTGCGCGGCCTCACCCCTGTTTCCCACTATGCGGATCTGGATTTCTGA
- the queG gene encoding tRNA epoxyqueuosine(34) reductase QueG, which translates to MVKESNPERTAEKAKARAAKLSAFIRQEAADKGFDLCRITGPESIPQAPARLLEFVDAGYHGTMAWMEETRERRGDPKVLWAQVRSIVMFGLNYGPEIDPRHLQAQPDKAAISVYARNRDYHDIIKGKLKEIATRFAARAGEDVKVFVDTAPVMEKPLAAAAGLGWQGKHTNLVSRDYGSWLFLGSLFTTAELELDAAERDHCGSCRACLDACPTSAFPAPYQIDARRCISYLTIEHKGVIDRDLRPAFGNRIYGCDDCLAACPWNKFAAQAREIKLQAREDLMAPDIAFFLTLDDPGFRSHFSGSPVKRIGRDRFVRNVLIAAGNSGLSTLITPCLDLLADASPDVRGMAVWALSRLMPPQAFRALAHYRENEPDSDVRAEWIAAGVTP; encoded by the coding sequence ATGGTCAAGGAAAGCAACCCCGAGCGGACGGCGGAAAAGGCCAAGGCCCGGGCCGCGAAGCTTTCCGCCTTCATTCGTCAGGAAGCGGCTGACAAGGGTTTCGACCTCTGTCGGATCACCGGGCCGGAGAGCATTCCCCAGGCCCCTGCCCGGTTGCTGGAGTTCGTGGACGCTGGCTATCACGGCACCATGGCCTGGATGGAGGAGACGCGCGAGCGGCGCGGCGATCCAAAAGTGCTGTGGGCACAGGTCCGCTCCATCGTGATGTTCGGCCTGAATTACGGCCCTGAGATCGATCCGCGCCACTTACAGGCGCAGCCCGACAAGGCAGCGATCTCTGTCTACGCCCGCAACCGCGACTATCACGACATCATCAAGGGCAAGCTGAAGGAGATTGCCACGCGCTTTGCCGCCCGGGCTGGTGAGGATGTGAAAGTTTTCGTCGATACAGCCCCTGTCATGGAAAAGCCGCTGGCCGCCGCCGCCGGGCTTGGCTGGCAGGGCAAGCATACCAATCTGGTCAGCCGCGATTACGGCTCCTGGCTGTTTCTCGGCAGCCTGTTCACCACAGCAGAGCTGGAACTGGACGCAGCGGAGCGCGACCATTGCGGCTCCTGCCGCGCCTGTCTCGATGCCTGCCCGACATCGGCCTTTCCGGCCCCCTACCAGATCGATGCCCGCCGCTGCATCTCTTATCTGACCATCGAGCATAAGGGCGTGATCGACCGCGACCTGCGCCCGGCTTTCGGCAACCGGATCTATGGCTGCGACGATTGTCTGGCCGCCTGTCCCTGGAACAAGTTCGCAGCGCAGGCGCGGGAGATCAAGCTTCAGGCCCGCGAAGACCTGATGGCACCTGACATCGCCTTTTTCCTCACCCTTGACGATCCAGGCTTCCGCAGCCATTTCAGTGGCTCGCCGGTCAAGCGGATCGGACGTGACAGGTTTGTGCGCAATGTGCTGATCGCGGCTGGCAATTCGGGACTGTCAACGCTGATCACGCCCTGCCTGGACCTGCTCGCCGATGCCTCACCGGATGTGCGTGGCATGGCGGTCTGGGCGCTGTCGCGCCTGATGCCGCCGCAGGCGTTTCGCGCTCTCGCACATTATAGAGAGAATGAGCCCGATAGCGATGTCAGGGCGGAATGGATAGCAGCCGGAGTGACCCCATGA
- a CDS encoding SDR family oxidoreductase, with protein MRVMIFGAGYSGKAIGQHFIQQGIPVSGTTRSPAKAKALSDLGIEPLVFDGQRLSDEIIQAMACATHVVQSIAPGSDGDPLLRLTEGALKTWMPKVQWLAYLSTVGVYGDHQGAWVDEDTVCKPVSVRSVERVEAEQAWERAALAAGVPLSTLRLSGIYGPGRNGLVNMAEGTARRLVKKDQVFNRIRVEDIAAATWFLAVRNEQGIFNITDHEPAPPQDVVAEAARLMGIEPPPEQAFETAELSPMARSFYGENKRVMNAKVRALGFAFAYPDYRVSLSQLWASGRWRG; from the coding sequence ATGAGAGTGATGATTTTTGGCGCCGGATATTCCGGCAAGGCGATTGGCCAGCACTTTATCCAGCAGGGCATTCCCGTCAGTGGCACGACGCGCTCACCGGCCAAGGCCAAGGCTTTGAGCGATCTCGGCATCGAACCGCTGGTTTTCGATGGCCAACGTCTCTCGGATGAGATCATTCAGGCCATGGCCTGCGCCACCCATGTTGTCCAATCGATTGCTCCGGGCAGCGATGGCGACCCGCTGCTGCGGCTGACGGAGGGCGCGCTGAAGACATGGATGCCCAAAGTGCAATGGCTGGCCTATCTGTCGACCGTCGGCGTCTATGGCGACCACCAGGGCGCATGGGTGGATGAAGACACGGTCTGCAAACCTGTCTCGGTGCGCTCCGTGGAGCGGGTGGAGGCAGAACAGGCCTGGGAGAGAGCCGCGCTTGCAGCAGGTGTGCCGCTCTCGACACTGCGGCTGTCAGGCATTTACGGGCCGGGTCGCAATGGTCTTGTCAACATGGCCGAAGGCACGGCCCGGCGTCTGGTGAAAAAGGATCAGGTGTTCAACCGGATCCGCGTCGAAGATATTGCCGCCGCGACCTGGTTTCTGGCCGTGCGAAACGAGCAGGGGATCTTCAATATCACCGACCACGAACCCGCCCCGCCACAGGATGTGGTGGCAGAGGCCGCAAGGTTGATGGGGATCGAGCCGCCGCCGGAACAAGCGTTCGAAACGGCCGAGCTGTCGCCGATGGCGCGGTCCTTTTACGGTGAGAATAAGCGGGTAATGAATGCCAAGGTCCGGGCGCTGGGCTTTGCCTTTGCCTATCCCGACTACCGGGTTTCTCTCAGCCAACTCTGGGCTTCAGGCCGCTGGCGGGGGTAA
- a CDS encoding septal ring lytic transglycosylase RlpA family protein, which translates to MAAAITSLVAFSPLQAFAANGCGGASWYALYSRTASGERMNPTTFTAAHKSLPFGSKVKVTNRNNGKTVVVRINDRGPFIKGRVLDLSKAAAADIGMVGSGTAKVCYELIG; encoded by the coding sequence ATCGCAGCAGCTATTACCTCTCTTGTTGCTTTCAGCCCTCTCCAGGCCTTTGCAGCAAATGGTTGCGGTGGCGCTTCCTGGTATGCGCTATACTCGCGCACTGCTTCTGGCGAACGGATGAACCCTACGACCTTTACAGCCGCTCACAAGTCATTGCCCTTCGGCTCCAAGGTCAAGGTCACCAACCGCAACAACGGCAAGACAGTCGTGGTGCGGATCAATGATCGCGGTCCGTTCATCAAGGGCCGGGTTCTGGATCTCTCGAAGGCTGCCGCCGCCGATATCGGCATGGTCGGCAGCGGCACAGCCAAGGTCTGCTACGAGCTGATCGGCTAG
- a CDS encoding RsmB/NOP family class I SAM-dependent RNA methyltransferase, producing MRLGGRLAGAIEVLSDIETRRRPVADALKDWGLAHRFAGSGDRAAIGNIVYDALRMKLSHAYMMDDDSPAALGYAVLLRQWGMAPESLAADLDGDSFAPAPLTQAQTEAFSSRTLEDAPQFVQGDIPEWVVPSFEAVFGADWLREAQALAVRPSLDLRVNTLKANRDKVLKALSHTQARPATISPIGIRIEPGEGPSRLPNVTAELGFQKGWFEVQDEGSQIVSALVEPREGHQVLDFCAGGGGKTLAMAAAMGNKGQVHAYDSDRKRLAPIIERLKRAGTHNIQVHDRIAALQSLTGRFDKVLVDAPCTGTGTWRRRPDTKWRLTDRNLQERIEQQQQALTEAATYVRSGGELIYVTCSVLPEENDRQIEAFTAAHPQFSPMPMLERWTGLFGASVAKPISANGKSLTLSPAATDTDGFFFCRMVKA from the coding sequence ATGCGTTTGGGCGGACGGCTAGCCGGGGCAATCGAAGTTCTGAGCGATATCGAGACACGCCGCAGGCCAGTGGCCGACGCCCTGAAGGATTGGGGCCTAGCGCATCGCTTCGCCGGATCCGGTGATCGCGCCGCCATCGGCAATATCGTTTATGACGCGCTGCGCATGAAGCTTTCCCACGCCTACATGATGGATGACGACAGCCCTGCAGCCCTCGGCTATGCCGTATTGCTGCGACAATGGGGAATGGCCCCCGAAAGCCTTGCAGCGGACCTTGATGGCGACAGCTTTGCCCCTGCCCCGCTGACACAGGCACAGACGGAGGCCTTTTCCAGCCGCACGCTGGAGGACGCACCGCAGTTTGTCCAGGGCGATATCCCGGAATGGGTGGTGCCTAGCTTCGAAGCCGTGTTCGGAGCCGACTGGCTGCGCGAGGCACAGGCGCTGGCCGTGCGTCCCAGCCTCGATCTGCGCGTCAACACGCTGAAGGCCAATCGCGACAAGGTCCTCAAGGCGCTGTCGCATACGCAGGCAAGGCCTGCCACTATTTCTCCCATCGGCATCCGCATCGAGCCGGGTGAAGGCCCGTCACGCCTGCCGAATGTCACCGCCGAGCTTGGCTTCCAGAAGGGCTGGTTCGAGGTTCAGGATGAGGGGTCGCAGATCGTCTCGGCGCTGGTCGAACCGAGAGAAGGTCACCAGGTGTTGGATTTCTGCGCAGGCGGCGGTGGCAAGACGCTGGCCATGGCCGCCGCCATGGGCAACAAGGGCCAGGTGCATGCCTATGATAGCGACCGCAAGCGGCTGGCGCCGATCATCGAGCGGCTGAAACGGGCAGGCACCCATAATATTCAGGTCCATGACCGGATCGCCGCCCTGCAATCTTTGACTGGACGGTTCGACAAGGTCTTGGTCGATGCCCCCTGCACCGGCACCGGCACCTGGCGGCGCAGGCCCGACACCAAATGGCGGCTGACCGACCGCAATTTGCAGGAGCGGATCGAACAGCAGCAACAAGCGCTGACTGAGGCTGCTACCTATGTCCGGTCCGGCGGCGAGCTGATCTACGTTACCTGCTCGGTGCTGCCAGAGGAAAACGACCGGCAGATCGAAGCCTTCACCGCCGCCCATCCGCAATTTTCGCCGATGCCGATGCTGGAGCGCTGGACGGGGCTGTTTGGCGCGTCTGTCGCCAAGCCCATCTCCGCCAATGGCAAAAGCCTGACCTTAAGCCCTGCCGCAACCGACACGGATGGGTTTTTCTTCTGCCGGATGGTCAAGGCTTGA
- a CDS encoding imelysin family protein produces the protein MSRPFMIGAGLALFIASTSFAAPAAKAPEADAVLKHYAELAEAKYQDSLTTAKTLDAAVDALLAKPSKSTLNKARSAWIKARVPYQQSEVYRFGNKIVDDWEGKVNAWPLDEGLIDYVDKSYGTESDTNALYTANVIANTKIKINGEEVDATNLTPDFLANKLQEAGGVEANVATGYHAIEFLLWGQDLNGTGPGAGNRPFTDYDLKNCTGGHCDRRAQYLKSASTLLVSDLQEMVDAWKPEGEATKTLLADPTSGLKAILTGMGSLSYGELAGERMKLGLLLHDPEEEHDCFSDNTHNSHYYDALGIRSAYTGKYTRVDGTKMTGPSLSDLVAAKDKALDKEMKSKLNTTMKAMTALVKRAKTVEHYDQMIAENNKDGNATVQAGIDGLIDQTKSIQRVVAALDLGEVKLEGSDSLDNPSAVFK, from the coding sequence ATGTCTCGACCATTCATGATCGGCGCCGGACTGGCGCTTTTCATCGCTTCGACCAGCTTTGCCGCTCCGGCAGCGAAAGCGCCGGAAGCAGATGCAGTGCTGAAGCATTATGCAGAGCTGGCGGAGGCGAAATACCAGGATTCGCTCACCACAGCCAAGACGCTGGATGCCGCCGTTGACGCGCTGCTTGCCAAGCCCAGCAAGTCAACGCTCAACAAGGCCCGCTCCGCCTGGATCAAGGCGCGTGTGCCCTATCAGCAGTCGGAAGTCTATCGCTTCGGCAACAAGATTGTTGATGACTGGGAAGGCAAGGTCAATGCCTGGCCGCTGGACGAAGGCCTGATCGACTATGTCGATAAATCCTACGGCACGGAAAGCGATACCAATGCGCTGTACACCGCCAATGTGATTGCCAATACCAAGATCAAGATCAACGGCGAAGAGGTGGATGCCACCAATCTGACACCGGATTTCCTGGCCAACAAGCTCCAGGAAGCCGGTGGCGTCGAGGCCAATGTGGCAACCGGCTACCATGCCATCGAATTTCTGCTCTGGGGCCAGGATCTGAACGGCACCGGCCCAGGCGCTGGCAACCGTCCTTTTACCGATTACGACCTGAAGAATTGCACCGGCGGCCATTGCGACCGACGCGCCCAATATCTGAAGTCGGCCTCGACCCTGCTGGTGTCCGATCTTCAGGAAATGGTCGATGCCTGGAAGCCGGAAGGCGAAGCAACCAAGACCTTGCTGGCCGATCCAACCTCTGGCCTCAAAGCTATTTTGACCGGCATGGGCTCACTGTCCTACGGCGAACTGGCTGGTGAGCGCATGAAGCTTGGGCTGCTGCTGCACGATCCGGAAGAAGAGCATGACTGCTTCTCCGACAACACCCACAATTCACATTATTACGACGCACTCGGCATCCGCTCGGCCTATACCGGCAAATATACCCGCGTCGATGGCACCAAGATGACTGGCCCGTCCCTGTCGGATCTGGTTGCTGCCAAGGACAAGGCGCTGGACAAGGAAATGAAGTCCAAGCTGAACACGACGATGAAGGCGATGACTGCTCTGGTGAAGCGTGCCAAGACCGTCGAGCACTATGACCAGATGATTGCCGAGAACAACAAGGACGGCAATGCCACCGTTCAGGCTGGCATCGACGGCCTGATCGACCAGACCAAGTCGATCCAGCGCGTCGTGGCTGCCCTCGATCTCGGCGAAGTCAAGCTGGAAGGCTCCGACAGCCTCGACAACCCCAGCGCCGTCTTCAAGTAA
- a CDS encoding di-heme oxidoredictase family protein, with product MGSLLESSLIAGAFAAELRPDLTPADRIKVNAVTVPANDFSKAEAFEAMTAGAASSTGPADAKAFTHPLATLSFEQQQQFSLGEALFQKFWVSAPSSTQASDGLGPLFNARSCESCHQRGGRGHPPGPDGDATSMFLRLARPAHTDEEKAAIAALKALNFGDDTYGRQLQDRAVPGLAAEGRLAVTYQPKTVTLAGGETETLRVPTYSIDALGYGPLGADTTLSPRIANPMIGMGLIEAIADEDILANAERQAKDGNGISGTVAKVRDHLSGDIKIGRFGWKAENATVRDQAASALAGDIGISSPDDPRHAGDCTANQPQCLALPNGVQARLGPVEAPPPVLDLMTFYSETLAPPKRRDVTKPEVLAGKELFYASGCASCHQPKYVTRRNAAYPALSFQLIWPYSDFLLHDMGPDLADGQQVGLASGQQWRTPPLWGMGLTATVGGRQAYLHDGRATSLPQAILWHGGEAENARNAFASMTPGDRKALITFLESL from the coding sequence ATGGGAAGCCTGCTCGAAAGCAGCCTGATAGCAGGCGCCTTTGCAGCGGAGCTGCGCCCGGATCTCACACCGGCCGATCGCATCAAGGTCAATGCCGTTACAGTCCCCGCCAACGACTTTTCAAAAGCTGAAGCCTTTGAGGCGATGACGGCGGGCGCTGCGAGTTCTACTGGTCCCGCCGATGCCAAGGCCTTTACCCATCCGCTCGCCACCTTGAGTTTCGAGCAGCAGCAGCAGTTTTCGCTTGGCGAAGCGCTTTTTCAGAAATTCTGGGTCTCCGCTCCCTCCTCCACCCAGGCCTCGGACGGGTTGGGGCCGCTGTTCAATGCCCGCTCCTGCGAAAGCTGCCATCAGCGCGGCGGTCGTGGCCATCCACCCGGACCGGATGGCGATGCCACCTCGATGTTTCTAAGGCTGGCACGTCCGGCGCATACCGACGAGGAAAAGGCCGCGATTGCCGCCTTGAAGGCGCTGAATTTTGGCGATGACACCTATGGCCGGCAATTGCAGGACCGCGCCGTACCCGGTCTTGCCGCCGAAGGGCGGCTGGCCGTGACCTATCAACCGAAGACCGTGACGCTTGCCGGTGGTGAAACGGAGACGCTGCGGGTTCCCACCTATAGCATCGACGCGCTCGGTTATGGTCCGCTTGGAGCCGACACCACACTATCACCGCGCATCGCCAATCCAATGATCGGCATGGGCCTGATCGAGGCGATTGCCGACGAGGATATTCTGGCGAATGCCGAACGGCAGGCCAAAGACGGCAATGGCATTTCGGGAACCGTTGCCAAGGTGCGCGATCACCTGAGCGGCGACATCAAGATCGGACGCTTCGGCTGGAAGGCGGAAAACGCCACGGTCCGCGATCAGGCGGCGAGCGCCTTGGCCGGGGACATCGGCATCTCCTCTCCCGACGATCCGCGTCATGCAGGCGATTGCACGGCAAACCAGCCGCAATGCCTCGCGTTACCCAATGGCGTGCAGGCAAGGCTTGGCCCAGTCGAGGCACCGCCCCCGGTGCTGGATCTGATGACCTTCTATAGCGAAACGCTGGCCCCTCCCAAGCGCCGCGACGTGACAAAGCCCGAAGTTTTGGCCGGCAAAGAGCTGTTTTATGCATCCGGTTGCGCCAGCTGCCACCAGCCGAAATATGTGACGCGGCGCAATGCCGCCTACCCGGCCCTTTCCTTCCAGCTGATCTGGCCCTATTCCGATTTCCTGCTGCATGATATGGGTCCCGATCTGGCCGATGGGCAACAGGTCGGCTTGGCCAGCGGCCAGCAATGGCGCACGCCGCCGCTCTGGGGCATGGGTCTCACGGCCACAGTCGGCGGTCGCCAGGCCTATCTGCATGACGGGCGCGCCACCTCCCTGCCGCAAGCCATTCTCTGGCACGGCGGCGAGGCGGAAAACGCCCGCAACGCCTTTGCATCCATGACGCCGGGCGACCGCAAGGCGTTGATTACATTTCTGGAGTCACTCTGA
- a CDS encoding imelysin family protein, giving the protein MPNARCRILTLALALSLFPLQALPVLAQDATPHATALQTAAVPDVMAKTVDGFIRPGYRNFLDKAKALHAGMNTLCATPSEQTVKAAKDGFEQAVRAWARIEIVRVGPVIEENRFEHILFYPDRKGLALKQIQGAIASNDDSFTKPEALHEKSVAIQGLGALEYVLYGIGSETLNQPDGAFRCRYGAAIAGNIENMAGELSSLWEAPGGIQTAWKQPGPDNDVFRTPSEAVTGLLGILVHGTETVRDERIETFFKGAGGRIAPKQAIFWRSGLTFVSMQENLTGLKQLLNDTGAANLLPEGKRGVIPAINTLADRLIQTTQSMTPDVEAAVGQPDNRKKLVSLLDDSRSMITDLSDGLGGGVGLSAGFSFADGD; this is encoded by the coding sequence ATGCCCAATGCTCGATGCCGGATTTTGACCCTCGCCCTGGCACTATCCCTCTTCCCGCTCCAGGCCTTGCCCGTTTTGGCGCAGGACGCCACCCCCCATGCAACAGCCCTGCAAACCGCAGCGGTGCCGGACGTGATGGCAAAGACGGTAGATGGCTTTATCCGCCCCGGCTATCGCAATTTTCTCGACAAGGCCAAGGCCCTGCATGCCGGGATGAATACTCTTTGCGCCACCCCTTCCGAGCAAACCGTCAAAGCGGCCAAGGATGGCTTTGAGCAGGCCGTGCGCGCCTGGGCGCGGATCGAGATTGTCCGGGTTGGGCCGGTGATTGAGGAAAATCGCTTTGAGCACATCCTGTTTTACCCGGACCGCAAGGGGCTGGCACTGAAGCAGATCCAGGGTGCCATCGCTTCCAATGACGACAGCTTTACAAAGCCCGAAGCCCTGCATGAGAAAAGCGTGGCAATCCAGGGGCTTGGCGCGTTGGAATATGTGCTCTACGGTATCGGCTCCGAGACTTTGAACCAGCCAGATGGTGCGTTCCGCTGCCGCTATGGCGCGGCGATTGCTGGCAATATCGAAAACATGGCGGGTGAACTTTCCAGCCTCTGGGAAGCGCCCGGCGGCATCCAGACCGCCTGGAAACAGCCCGGCCCGGACAATGATGTCTTTCGCACCCCATCGGAGGCCGTCACCGGCCTGCTCGGCATTCTCGTCCACGGCACCGAGACCGTGCGCGACGAGCGGATCGAGACATTTTTCAAAGGTGCAGGCGGGCGGATCGCGCCCAAGCAGGCGATTTTCTGGCGCTCCGGCCTGACCTTTGTCAGCATGCAGGAAAACCTGACCGGTCTCAAACAGCTTCTCAACGACACAGGCGCTGCAAACCTGTTGCCGGAGGGCAAGCGGGGCGTCATCCCCGCCATCAATACGCTGGCCGACCGTCTGATCCAGACCACCCAATCCATGACGCCGGATGTGGAGGCGGCCGTTGGCCAACCCGACAACCGCAAGAAACTGGTCAGCCTGCTGGATGACAGCCGCAGCATGATCACCGATCTCAGCGACGGGCTGGGCGGCGGCGTCGGCCTCAGCGCCGGTTTTTCCTTCGCGGACGGGGATTGA
- a CDS encoding DUF1513 domain-containing protein codes for MRGALMDRRHFLKAAGAVYLAGLTAAQAQALTATDAVYASAFRAQDGSFDAALLSEDGRIVARVALPGRAHGLAASASKVAAFARRPGTFIFIFDRQQQVAPVVVNAPAGRHFYGHGHFSPDGKLLYASENDFDNNRGLIGLYDATDGFRRIGEFSAHGIGTHDMSVSDDGSLLIIANGGIETNPDFGRTKLNLDHMQPSLVLADARTGALIEKHALPEALRQLSTRHIDLDARGRIWFACQYEGPRRDLPPLVGHFRRGEALHWLDLPPDITRGLANYVGAIAVNRREGLVGITSPNGGLSVTLDADSGKVLNTASLSEAAGIAPAAHGFATSSYDGRFLDRSEAVNWDQHIIRIG; via the coding sequence ATGCGCGGCGCGTTGATGGACAGGCGACACTTTCTGAAAGCCGCAGGCGCCGTTTATCTGGCCGGACTGACAGCGGCGCAGGCGCAAGCGCTGACGGCAACCGATGCCGTCTATGCCTCCGCCTTTCGCGCCCAGGATGGATCATTTGACGCTGCCTTGCTGAGCGAAGATGGCCGGATCGTTGCGCGCGTCGCTCTGCCAGGCCGCGCCCACGGTCTTGCGGCCAGCGCCAGTAAGGTGGCCGCCTTTGCGAGGCGACCCGGTACATTCATCTTCATCTTCGACCGGCAACAGCAGGTGGCGCCTGTCGTCGTCAACGCCCCGGCGGGCCGTCATTTCTACGGCCACGGGCATTTTTCGCCCGATGGCAAGCTGCTCTATGCCAGCGAGAACGATTTTGACAACAATCGCGGCCTGATCGGGCTTTACGATGCGACAGACGGATTTCGCCGGATCGGCGAATTTTCCGCCCATGGCATCGGCACCCATGACATGAGCGTCAGCGATGACGGCAGCCTGCTGATCATCGCCAATGGCGGTATCGAGACCAATCCCGATTTCGGCCGCACCAAGCTCAATCTCGACCATATGCAGCCATCTCTGGTGCTGGCCGATGCCAGGACCGGCGCATTGATTGAAAAACACGCGCTGCCCGAAGCCCTGCGCCAGCTTTCGACCCGGCATATCGATCTCGATGCGCGTGGCCGGATCTGGTTTGCCTGTCAGTATGAAGGCCCCCGCCGCGACCTGCCGCCACTGGTCGGCCATTTCAGGCGCGGCGAAGCGCTACACTGGCTCGACCTGCCTCCCGATATCACCCGTGGGCTTGCAAATTATGTCGGGGCGATTGCGGTTAACCGTCGCGAGGGATTGGTCGGCATCACCTCACCGAATGGCGGTCTCTCGGTAACGCTGGATGCCGACAGCGGCAAGGTGCTGAACACCGCCAGCCTGAGCGAGGCGGCTGGTATTGCGCCTGCCGCCCATGGCTTTGCGACATCCTCCTATGATGGCAGGTTCCTGGACAGGTCCGAGGCCGTGAACTGGGACCAGCACATCATTCGCATCGGATGA
- a CDS encoding TspO/MBR family protein, producing MRNALTNLIFMAAVTGIGTMIGLTNLPGDWYDGLEKPFFNPPGWIFGPVWTVLYVLIGLAGARIWQRMRQSRGVSRAMALWFGQMLLNFLWSPAFFGAHSTGLGLIVILPMLALILAFVWQVRRLDRVAMLCFIPYAAWVAFATVLNGALFLLN from the coding sequence ATGCGTAACGCTCTCACCAATCTCATCTTCATGGCCGCCGTCACCGGTATCGGCACAATGATCGGGCTGACCAATCTGCCGGGCGACTGGTATGACGGGCTGGAAAAGCCTTTCTTCAATCCGCCGGGCTGGATCTTCGGCCCGGTCTGGACCGTGCTTTACGTGCTGATCGGCCTTGCGGGCGCTCGGATCTGGCAGCGGATGCGGCAATCGCGCGGCGTATCACGTGCCATGGCGCTGTGGTTTGGCCAGATGCTGCTGAATTTTCTCTGGTCTCCGGCTTTCTTCGGCGCTCACAGTACCGGTCTCGGGTTGATCGTCATTCTGCCGATGCTGGCGCTGATCCTCGCCTTCGTCTGGCAGGTCCGGCGCCTGGATCGGGTGGCGATGCTATGCTTCATCCCCTATGCCGCCTGGGTTGCCTTTGCCACCGTGCTGAACGGCGCGCTTTTCCTGCTGAATTAA